Proteins found in one Aspergillus chevalieri M1 DNA, chromosome 2, nearly complete sequence genomic segment:
- a CDS encoding uncharacterized protein (COG:A;~EggNog:ENOG410PSF0;~InterPro:IPR040424), which yields MGKKKNATKPLTQEEIWDDSALVRTWDEAVEEYKLYHSIHAKGENVEDILRQAEAGESGQRIGPVEEEQPEEQEQQMETNDVEAPEIVPDEAGRDMPEETTESYQPPEANPIAEAGTGTAPAAAPTMPQPVLSSVQDEGLKNLMMSWYYAGYYTGLYEGQQKVNASRNANS from the exons AtggggaaaaagaaaaatgcgACAAAACCGCTGACGCAAGAAGAAATATGGGATGATTCTGCGCTCGTCCGGACCTGGGACGAGGCTGTCGAGGAGTACAAG CTCTATCATAGCATCCATGCTAAGGGTGAGAATGTTGAGGATATCCTGAGACAGGCGGAGGCGGGGGAATCTGGGCAGAGGATTGGTCCGGTTGAAGAGGAGCAGCCtgaagagcaggagcagcagatGGAGACTAATGATGTTGAGGCTCCGGAGATTGTTCCTGATGAAGCTGGACGGGATATGCCAGAG GAAACTACAGAATCGTATCAACCTCCTGAAGCAAATCCTATTGCTGAGGCTGGAACTGGGACGGCTCCTGCTGCCGCACCCACGATGCCTCAGCCAGTGTTATCATCAG TTCAAGATGAAGGACTAAAGAACCTGATGATGTCCTGGTATTATGCCGGATACTATACGGGACTCTATGAAGGCCAGCAGAAAGTGAACGCGAGCCGGAACGCAAACTCGTGA
- a CDS encoding putative sterol carrier protein (COG:I;~EggNog:ENOG410PHV6;~InterPro:IPR016039,IPR020613,IPR020617,IPR020616, IPR020615;~PFAM:PF00108,PF02803;~go_function: GO:0016746 - transferase activity, transferring acyl groups [Evidence IEA];~go_function: GO:0016747 - transferase activity, transferring acyl groups other than amino-acyl groups [Evidence IEA]): MGRKEAGPAYVLGVGMTKFIKPRGKVDYHELGFEAGVKAMLDAHINYDDVDQGVACYVYGDSTCGQRVFYQFGLTSIPIYNVNNNCSTGSTGLAMGRTLVSHGAADCVLVVGFEKMNPGSLQSMYQDRANPTGLLGRMMAETRGISNAPGAAQMFGNAGREYMEKYGAKLEDFAEIARVNHEHSKRNPYSQFQTEYSLEQVVKSPMIHEPLTKLQCCPTSDGGAAAVVVSQAFLDARPHLKDQAVLIAGQQLATDTPSLYNRSSIDLMGFSMARNACRAATAEAGVNVKDIKVCELHDCFSANEMITIDALELCEPGKAHEMVSKGDITYNGKMVINPSGGLISKGHPLGATGLAQCAELVWHLRGWANNRLISGTDSALQHNLGLGGAVVVTVYKRADGKVAAPVSSAEVGKINGLGYNPAVEAKGFTAEQAKSVLSKKHSDQWALADTQDKVLARF; this comes from the exons ATGGGCAGAAAGGAAGCAGGACCCGCCTATGTTCTGGGCgttggcatgaccaaatttATCAAGCCTCGTGGCAAGGTTGACTACCATGAGCTGGGCTTTGAAGCCGGTGTCAAGGCCATGTTGGACGCCCACATCAACTACGACGATGTTGACCAGGGCGTCGCATGCTATGTTTACGGCGACAGCACCTGTGGCCAGCGGGTCTTCTATCAGTTCGGATTGACCTCGATCCCCATCTACAATGTGAACAACAACTGCTCGACGGGATCTACCGGTTTGGCCATGGGTCGTACCCTGGTCTCCCATGGCGCCGCCGATTGTGTGCTTGTTGTTGGATTTGAGAAGATGAACCCGGGAAGTCTCCAGTCGATGTACCAAGACCGGGCGAACCCGACGGGTCTGCTTGGTAGAATGATGGCAGAGACGAGAGGGATTAGCAACGCCCCAGGTGCGGCCCAGATGTTTGGTAACGCGGGTCGTGAATATATGGAGAA GTACGGCGCCAAGTTGGAAGACTTTGCGGAAATCGCTCGGGTGAACCATGAACACTCCAAGCGCAACCCCTACTCGCAATTCCAGACGGAGTACAGCCTTGAGCAAGTTGTAAAGTCGCCCATGATCCACGAGCCCCTGACCAAGTTGCAATGCTGCCCTACCTCGGATGgaggtgctgctgctgtcgtCGTTTCTCAGGCATTCCTTGACGCTCGCCCGCATCTCAAGGACCAGGCGGTCCTGATCGCTGGCCAGCAGCTGGCCACTGACACTCCCTCGCTCTACAACCGCAGCTCAATTGACCTGATGGGCTTTAGCATGGCCCGCAATGCCTGTCGAGCGGCCACCGCGGAGGCCGGTGTCAATGTGAAGGACATTAAAGTGTGCGAACTGCACGACTGCTTCTCCGCCAATGAGATGATCACTATCGATGCTCTCGAGTTATGCGAGCCCGGTAAGGCACATGAGATGGTCAGCAAAGGTGACATCACCTACAACGGCAAGATGGTTATCAACCCCTCGGGCGGTCTTATCTCCAAGGGCCACCCGCTCGGTGCAACTGGGCTGGCACAATGTGCGGAATTAGTCTGGCATCTGCGTGGCTGGGCCAACAACCGGTTGATCTCTGGCACGGACTCGGCCTTGCAGCACAACCTGGGATTGGGCGGTGCGGTCGTGGTGACGGTCTACAAGCGCGCTGACGGCAAAGTTGCCGCTCCGGTGTCGAGCGCTGAGGTCGGTAAGATCAATGGACTAGGATATAACCCGGCTGTTGAGGCGAAGGGCTTCACGGCCGAACAGGCCAAGTCCGTTCTGAGCAAGAAGCACAGCGACCAGTGGGCCTTGGCCGATACTCAGGACAAAGTTCTCGCTCGTTTTTAA
- a CDS encoding uncharacterized protein (BUSCO:EOG09264T8I;~COG:A;~EggNog:ENOG410PMWF;~InterPro:IPR000504,IPR012677,IPR035979;~PFAM:PF00076;~go_function: GO:0003676 - nucleic acid binding [Evidence IEA]), with translation MAPDKKANKRKAAAAGASDSPAKKTKKVESQPSEAPKAVPKSALKNKQNAPAAKETKSDAAPKTNGEKEQPKRQIKPRKRAADFLSSDEEDEFEVKETEPEKKKPTNKNTKKEEKEDAPAKKEAPKVGKASTKSSKKRKEPSPEKSEEDEADDNASASEGSDDEGEDDQTAALIRGFESSGDEDASDDEGFDPKQPVPNIPDSKKAKRKILKKQKKAAEEGENQTPGTVYIGRIPHGFYEYQMRAYFSQFGEITRLRLSRNRITGRSKHYAFVEFASSAVAKIAAETMDNYLMFGHILKCKYIPSEQLHPDIWKGANRRFKKTPWNKIEKKRLDKGKTREQWTDRIEKEQKKRLAKAEKLKAVGYEFELPELMDVDHVPVQEEPKAIEDSTPAEEPVKAIEESKETETETKENGTQKKSKKEKKAAQPAAEKETPKKTKEMKESKKAEPAAAKTGAKAKKADKKKAKPKA, from the exons ATGGCACCAGACAAGAAAGCCAATAAGAGAAAGG CTGCGGCCGCCGGAGCCAGCGACTCTCCCGCGAAAAAGACCAAGAAAGTCGAGTCTCAACCCAGCGAAGCGCCCAAAGCTGTTCCCAAGTCCGCTCTGAAGAACAAGCAGAATGCTCCCGCAGCCAAGGAAACCAAGTCTGATGCTGCGCCCAAGACCAATGGCGAGAAGGAGCAGCCGAAGAGACAGATTAAGCCTCGCAAGCGCGCCGCCGATTTCCTGAGCagtgacgaggaggatgagttTGAGGTGAAGGAGACTGAGcccgagaaaaagaagcctACCAACAAGAATActaagaaggaggagaaggaggatgcTCCTGCTAAGAAGGAAGCTCCCAAGGTTGGGAAGGCTAGCACAAAATCCTCGAAGAAACGGAAGGAGCCTTCTCCCGAGAaatctgaggaagatgaggctgACGACaatgcttctgcttctgagGGTAGCGATGATGAGGGCGAGGATGACCAGACGGCTGCTCTTATCCGTGGCTTTGAGAGTAGCGGCGACGAAGACGCATCTGACGATGAAGGATTCGATCCCAAACAGCCCGTTCCTAACATCCCCGACTCGAAGAAGGCGAAGCGCAAGatcttgaagaagcagaagaaggctgCTGAGGAAGGTGAAAACCAGACTCCCGGTACCGTTTACATTGG ACGCATTCCCCACGGTTTCTACGAATATCAGATGCGTGCCTACTTCTCGCAATTCGGCGAAATCACCCGTTTGCGTCTTTCTCGCAACCGTATTACTGGTCGCTCAAAGCATTACGCTTTCGTTGAATTCGCCTCGTCCGCAGTCGCCAAAATCGCCGCAGAGACCATGGATAACTATCTGATGTTCGGGCACATCCTGAAGTGCAAATACATCCCCTCCGAACAGCTGCACCCCGACATCTGGAAGGGCGCCAACCGCCGCTTCAAGAAGACTCCGTGGAACAAGATCGAGAAGAAGCGTTTGGACAAGGGCAAGACTCGTGAGCAGTGGACGGACCGCATCGAGAAGGAGCAGAAAAAACGTCTTGCCAAAGCTGAGAAGCTCAAGGCTGTCGGCTACGAGTTCGAACTGCCTGAGCTGATGGATGTGGACCACGTTCCAGTTCAGGAGGAGCCCAAGGCGATTGAGGACTCGACGCCTGCTGAGGAGCCCGTGAAGGCCATTGAGGAATCAAAGGAGACCGAGACCGAGACCAAGGAGAATGGTACCCAGAAGAAGtccaagaaagagaagaaggcggCTCAGCCTGCTGCCGAAAAGGAGACACCCAAGAAGACTAAGGAGATGAAGGAGTCGAAGAAGGCTGAACCCGCTGCCGCTAAGACCGGAGCAAAGGCGAAGAAGGCCGACAAAAAGAAGGCCAAGCCCAAGGCATAA
- the GET1 gene encoding guided entry of tail-anchored proteins factor 1 (COG:U;~EggNog:ENOG410PQMB;~InterPro:IPR029012,IPR028945,IPR027538;~PFAM:PF04420;~go_component: GO:0043529 - GET complex [Evidence IEA];~go_process: GO:0071816 - tail-anchored membrane protein insertion into ER membrane [Evidence IEA]), with amino-acid sequence MLSLVLTFFLIHVAIHLINTVGATTIDNLLWILYLKLPTSTSRQAREAARLKREALELKRDMNNTSSQDEFAKWAKLRRRHDKTMEEYEASSTSFLIEGGRGNGEEKLTSTDKALSSQKSSFDWAIKIARWVSTSGLKLFLQFRYNSTPVFVLPPGWFPYYVEWVLSFPKAPMGSVSVQVWSSVCGVTVRVLAEILSTVMLWVGSRIQQRRAVPVKAKKTQ; translated from the exons ATGCTGTCCCTCGTCCTGACTTTCTTCCTGATCCATGTCGCGATCCATCTTATTAACACCGTTGGCGCGACAACAATTGACAACCTG CTATGGATCCTCTACTTGAAGCTACCAACCTCGACATCGAGACAAGCCCGCGAGGCAGCCCGGCTTAAACGCGAAGCCCTCGAATTGAAGCGAGACATGAACAACACCAGCAGCCAGGATGAGTTTGCGAAATGGGCCAAATTGCGACGTCGACATGATAAAACAATGGAAGAGTATGAGGCTTCGAGTACGTCTTTCCTGATCGAAGGAGGCCGGGGGAACGGAGAGGAGAAGCTAACGAGTACAGACAAAGCACTTAGTTCGCAGAAATCCTCCTTCGACTGGGCCATCAAAATCGCCCGCTGGGTCAGCACGAGCGGTCTCAAGCTCTTCCTCCAATTCCGGTACAATTCTACGCCCGTCTTCGTTCTCCCGCCCGGTTGGTTTCCGTATTATGTTGAATGGGTTCTGTCGTTCCCTAAGGCGCCTATGGGATCAGTCAGTGTGCAGGTTTGGAGCTCTGTGTGTGGAGTTACTGTGAGGGTGCTGGCTGAGATTCTCTCGACTGTTATGCTGTGGGTTGGGAGCCGGATACAGCAGAGACGTGCTGTTCCTGTGAAAGCGAAGAAGACGCAATGA
- a CDS encoding uncharacterized protein (SECRETED:SignalP(1-21)) translates to MARFSLSVLALCLFLAVFATALPAAQNNRPDPNAWAFHMAEEMADSTSPTPAHGPATSSHARLHAPASSSATPSKASPSASPTPSSSSSPAPPQETINGGETKSAFDSIPILGPLLGSLLGGK, encoded by the exons ATGGCCCGCTTCAGCCTCTCCGTTTTGGCCCTGTGCCTCTTCCTGGCCGTCTTCGCCACTGCCCTCCCTGCTGCCCAGAACAACCGTCCTGACCCCAACGCCTGGGCCTTCCAC ATGGCGGAAGAAATGGCCGACTCCACGTCGCCCACGCCCGCCCACGGCCCTGCCACCTCCTCGCACGCTCGCCTGCACGCTCctgcttcttcctctgccACCCCTAGCAAGGCCTCGCCGTCGGCGTCGCCtactccctcttcctcttctagCCCTGCTCCCCCGCAGGAGACTATTAACGGTGGCGAGACCAAGAGCGCTTTTGACAGCATCCCGATCCTTGGACCTCTGCTTGGATCTTTGCTGGGCGGCAAGTAA
- a CDS encoding 4F5 domain protein (InterPro:IPR007513;~PFAM:PF04419), whose translation MARGNQRDNAREKNQKKMAQVKSKNTMTGSEQQRAREDVAAKMRAKQKAADERKAAEALAGKK comes from the exons ATGGCACGAGGAAACCAGAGAGATAATGCCCGCGAGAAGAACCAGAAAAAGATGGCTCAAGTG AAAAGCAAGAACACCATGACTGGATCCGAACAGCAACGTGCAAGAGAGGACGTGGCTGCGAAAATGCGCGCTAAGCAAAAAGCTG CCGACGAGCGCAAGGCTGCCGAAGCATTGGCCGGAAAGAAATAA